From the genome of Phytohabitans rumicis, one region includes:
- a CDS encoding phosphotransferase, giving the protein MAVDRGGRGPRTVRTHPVPHPRTGRVGCPRGGLPAAVVGADLAARRRGHRRRPGESEAFAHDLAEFIGGVRGIDTRGRTFRGGGRGGDLRAHDTWMETCFERSERFLDVPLLRRMWTVLRDLPRGPVPDLMTHGDLIPGNVLVSRGRLAGVLDVGGLRAADPALDLVGAWHLLEDRPRRALRADLGCDDLEWERGKAWAFQQSMGAVWYYHESNPPMSRMGTRTLARLAAA; this is encoded by the coding sequence GTGGCTGTCGACCGAGGCGGACGCGGCCCGCGAACTGTCCGGACGCACCCGGTTCCCCACCCCCGAACCGGTCGCGTTGGGTGCCCCCGGGGCGGGCTACCCGCTGCCGTGGTCGGTGCAGACCTGGCTGCCCGGCGTCGTGGCCACCGACGACGACCCGGGGAGTCGGAGGCGTTCGCGCACGACCTGGCCGAGTTCATCGGCGGGGTACGCGGGATCGACACGCGCGGCCGGACCTTCCGTGGCGGCGGGCGCGGGGGAGACCTGCGTGCCCACGACACCTGGATGGAGACCTGCTTCGAGCGCAGCGAGCGGTTCCTCGACGTACCGCTGCTACGTCGCATGTGGACGGTCCTGCGGGACCTGCCGCGCGGCCCGGTCCCGGACCTGATGACCCACGGCGACCTCATCCCCGGCAACGTGCTGGTATCCCGGGGACGGCTGGCCGGCGTACTCGACGTCGGTGGCCTGCGCGCGGCGGACCCGGCGCTGGACCTCGTGGGCGCCTGGCATCTGCTGGAGGACAGACCGCGGCGGGCGCTCCGCGCCGATCTCGGCTGCGACGACCTGGAGTGGGAGCGCGGCAAGGCGTGGGCGTTCCAGCAGTCGATGGGCGCGGTCTGGTACTACCACGAGAGCAACCCACCGATGAGCCGGATGGGCACGCGCACCCTGGCCCGCCTGGCCGCCGCCTGA
- a CDS encoding RHS repeat-associated core domain-containing protein: MRTKKTIATFLSVVVIGPVAAVVGEPPAPASAAAPCDAVSYGYDAAGRLAGAADPDGRAVRYGYDAVGNTTAVENLGAPAVSVRALVPAHGPAGTPVTITGGCFSATPAQNEVRFNGEPATVTSASPYRLVATVPAGATTGAVTVSVAGQTATGPEPFTVDSGPAGPSIAAVSPAVVAAGGTLTVTGAGFAAERIHNSVTIGQVAAATQAAAAGSLTVQAPLSASSGRLRVRTPTGRADSTTDVFVAPSPYAATDVVYTGRTAVGTARTVTIGTAGDIGMLLVDLAEGQRVSTTLSAGTFPSCGFAAKLLDPYGRRISEVSCLSTTGYLDSVTARVAGTYTLLITAGGTVTGAVTALFTQVTADVTAATTAGGAPVTLTTTAPGQNAVVTFPGTAGQRVAAMISGTSFNNYDRANAYLRRPDGVVMSRLTCGTGCFFEAAVLPVEGTYSLVYDLTGTNAGPMTAQVYAVPPDVAASTTPGGDPVRVTTVAGQNAVVSFPGTAGQRISVNFTASAYPGFYGAMTAVLRRPDGSTITSAWCNTGCFFDTTALPADGTYTVVVDPATKEIGAITLQVYAVPADPTPVLTPGGDPVAVTLTTPGQNAVLSFAGTAGQRIAVRLEGGAFGGSNNVDAYLRRPDGTTLASKWPCGVECFIDTLALPVDGTYTVLVNPAGPLTGSVQVRVYQVPADLTGTITPGGDPVTVTVAAPGQNAVLSFAATAGQRVSVKFSGGTFNPYYTLDAYLRRPDGSTITSAWCGTTCYFDAATLTVDGTYTLLLNPATYYTGSVTVRMNAVPPDDAATAVVDGPPVTVTATVPGQNMLVSFAGTAGQRVSIRFTGGTFATYYAVEAYLRRPDGSTITSAYCGTTCFFDATVLPVDGTYSLFINAGGENLGSVTVQLYGVPPDAAAATTVNGAAVTVTTTVMGQNAVVSFPGTAGQAVTVRCTAGTYGANHYVTAYLRRPDGTTLASGWCGISGNLATVTLPVAGTYTILVNPDSTNLGSSTVAVTSTTAAAAVTAAAPAVLSAPAVSAQERALQRRPRAAAPPPDRSETWVPDRFNLAGADWRSHRADAQAKTGRPALPAPAGSTGVSGEVLLLNGGPLPGATLHIGRRAVRSDDTGRFLLTGLAAGHHVLVIDGSTANTPGRSFGRYEVGVDVSAGRVQALPYPIWMTRLDTAHAVRIPSPTTKAQTVLTTPLIPGFEVRLPRGSVVTDRQGKPVTELSITPIPVDQPPFPLPHGVQTPAYFTVQPGGAVILPKGAQVVYPNTQGLAPGTRLDFWDYDPQRVPCRPAPVKSYPRKTAARPATAPPACAATGAEAGWYVYGRGTVSADGKQVVPDPGVRVWEFTGAMFNGSGMRPAGEGPDEDGASGGDPVDLGSGLFVETHTDLVVPDVMPISVTRTYRPQDAAMRAFGLGTNFTYGVFLHSQHEYTEVDLVFPDSAKVHYVRTSPGTSWSDAVFGAVDTTGPFRNSTIRWNGNGWDLASADGTTYVFGENAPLQAIRDRNGNQITITRSSGGQSGNITQITSPGGRWIRLSYDSGNRVVQATDSGGRIVRYAYDARGRLTQVTTPGGRATGYGYDASDRMTTITDPRGITYLTNSYDAAGRVQTQALADGSTYQFAYTTDASGAVTKAAVTDPEGVVSETEFDARGRMVAQTLAAGTPLQRRATVARDPSTHQPATITDPYGRVTTYAYDERGNPVEVTERAGTPDARTVRFSYGGWYDQPLTVTDPLGHTTRYTYDPAGNLTAVTDPAGRTSRSGYDGAGQRTTYTDPLGNITTYTYDAGDLVAATDPLGRTLRAHLDAVGRPVAVTDPMGATTSVRYGPDNEVLSATDPLGGTTTYAYDGNGNLVRLVDARGNDSAFTYDAQDRTATAVDALGNTARYAYDRLGRLTGFTDRRGTVAAFGYDALGRTTRARYGVDGATQESTVDYRYDAVDRLSEVDDTSGGLLRYGYDAYDRVVAETGPDGTVGYRYDAADRRVELTVPGQPPVSYAYDDSGLVTSVAQGAATVAWQHDGAGRATRISRPGAVATYAYDAANQLSAIAYTTPDGDGIGDLRYGYDPSGRIEQITGSLAQVTIPASGPSVSYDADNRMTSRGGQALTYDAEGNLTGDGASAYTWNARGQLATADDVTYTYDAVGRRASRTVAGATTRYQYDGTNLVRELTGAGGIARWTGGPDQTLRRGSGADARTPITDHLGSTLALTDPDGQIVTRYGYDPYGAVTASGADDTNTQQYAGREYDADAGLLHNRARDYSPALGRFLSQDPIGLSGGTTNLYNYAYSDPINLSDPDGLCPVCGAVLLAGGAGVLEGFLIAKLTGRKYTWGDAATDFLLGAAFSGLGAGAGALLRRGGGALRRLASAAPCNCFPAGTTVSTEDGAEPIEDVEVGDKVWARDLDTGENRLRTVTGLFQRPAEELLTISTGDATVQVTPQHPFWVPDRGWVAAGELKAGDRLLSRDGTTRAITAISRRTAQVTVYNFEVAGDHNYYVTDGQLLVHNCGGLVKKTVRELLDARPSHTLDPSKGNRLRGLDDDDLLRSFNQPSSGEHVLLRDDGLIGQGHHRINEIIRRAGDPKSSITLDTKVTVDTYIWDKSMFPNLSK, translated from the coding sequence GTGCGGACCAAGAAAACCATCGCGACTTTCTTGAGCGTCGTGGTCATCGGCCCGGTGGCCGCCGTGGTGGGGGAGCCGCCCGCGCCGGCCAGCGCCGCCGCACCCTGCGACGCGGTGTCCTACGGGTACGACGCGGCCGGCCGGCTGGCCGGCGCGGCGGATCCGGACGGGCGGGCGGTCCGGTACGGCTACGACGCGGTGGGCAACACCACCGCGGTCGAGAACCTCGGCGCGCCCGCCGTCTCGGTACGCGCGCTGGTGCCCGCGCACGGGCCGGCCGGCACGCCGGTGACGATCACCGGCGGGTGCTTCTCCGCCACCCCGGCGCAGAACGAGGTGCGGTTCAACGGCGAGCCGGCCACGGTGACGTCGGCGTCGCCGTACCGGCTGGTCGCCACCGTCCCGGCCGGCGCCACCACCGGCGCCGTCACGGTCAGCGTCGCCGGCCAGACGGCGACCGGCCCGGAGCCGTTCACCGTGGACAGTGGGCCCGCGGGCCCGAGCATCGCCGCGGTCTCCCCGGCGGTGGTCGCCGCCGGCGGCACGCTCACGGTCACCGGCGCCGGCTTCGCCGCCGAGCGCATCCACAACAGCGTGACGATCGGGCAGGTCGCGGCCGCGACCCAGGCGGCGGCCGCCGGGTCGTTGACCGTGCAGGCGCCGCTCAGCGCCAGCTCCGGCCGGCTCCGGGTCCGTACGCCGACCGGGCGCGCCGACAGCACGACCGACGTGTTCGTGGCGCCGTCGCCGTACGCCGCCACCGACGTGGTGTACACCGGCCGCACCGCGGTGGGCACCGCCCGGACCGTCACGATCGGCACCGCCGGCGACATCGGCATGCTGCTGGTCGACCTCGCCGAGGGCCAGCGGGTCAGCACCACCCTGTCCGCCGGCACGTTCCCGTCCTGCGGCTTCGCAGCCAAGCTCCTGGACCCGTACGGCCGGCGGATCAGCGAGGTCAGCTGCCTGTCCACGACCGGCTACCTGGACTCGGTCACCGCGCGGGTGGCCGGCACGTACACGCTGCTGATCACGGCCGGCGGCACCGTCACCGGCGCGGTCACCGCGCTCTTCACGCAGGTGACCGCGGACGTCACCGCCGCCACCACGGCCGGCGGCGCCCCGGTCACGCTCACCACCACCGCGCCCGGCCAGAACGCCGTGGTGACCTTCCCCGGCACCGCGGGCCAGCGGGTCGCGGCCATGATCAGCGGCACCTCGTTCAACAACTACGACCGCGCGAACGCGTACCTGCGGCGGCCCGACGGCGTGGTGATGTCCCGCCTCACCTGCGGCACCGGGTGCTTCTTCGAGGCCGCGGTGCTGCCCGTCGAGGGCACCTACAGCCTGGTGTACGACCTGACCGGCACCAACGCCGGCCCGATGACGGCTCAGGTCTACGCCGTCCCGCCGGACGTCGCGGCGAGCACGACGCCGGGCGGTGACCCGGTCCGGGTGACCACCGTAGCCGGGCAGAACGCGGTCGTCTCCTTCCCCGGCACGGCCGGCCAGCGCATCTCGGTCAACTTCACCGCCAGCGCGTACCCGGGCTTCTACGGCGCGATGACCGCCGTGCTGCGCCGGCCCGACGGCAGCACGATCACCAGCGCCTGGTGCAACACCGGCTGCTTCTTCGACACCACCGCGCTGCCCGCCGACGGCACCTACACCGTCGTGGTCGATCCGGCCACCAAGGAGATCGGCGCGATCACCCTTCAGGTGTACGCCGTGCCGGCCGACCCGACGCCGGTCCTCACCCCGGGCGGCGACCCGGTCGCTGTCACGCTCACCACGCCGGGGCAGAACGCGGTGCTGTCCTTCGCCGGGACCGCCGGCCAGCGGATCGCCGTACGCCTGGAGGGCGGCGCGTTCGGCGGCAGCAACAACGTCGACGCGTACCTGCGCCGGCCGGACGGCACCACGCTCGCCTCGAAGTGGCCGTGCGGCGTGGAGTGCTTCATCGACACCCTCGCGCTGCCGGTCGACGGCACGTACACCGTGCTGGTCAACCCCGCCGGCCCGCTGACCGGGTCGGTGCAGGTACGGGTGTACCAGGTGCCGGCCGACCTCACCGGCACCATCACACCCGGCGGCGACCCGGTCACGGTCACCGTGGCCGCGCCGGGCCAGAACGCGGTGCTCTCGTTCGCCGCGACCGCTGGCCAGCGGGTCTCGGTCAAGTTCAGCGGCGGCACGTTCAACCCGTACTACACGCTCGACGCGTACCTGCGCCGGCCGGACGGCAGCACGATCACCAGCGCCTGGTGCGGGACCACCTGCTACTTCGACGCGGCGACGCTGACCGTCGACGGCACCTACACGCTGCTGCTCAACCCGGCCACGTACTACACCGGATCGGTCACCGTGCGGATGAACGCGGTGCCGCCCGACGACGCCGCGACCGCGGTGGTGGACGGCCCGCCGGTGACCGTCACGGCGACCGTGCCGGGCCAGAACATGCTGGTCTCCTTCGCCGGCACCGCCGGCCAGCGCGTCTCGATCCGGTTCACCGGCGGCACGTTCGCCACCTACTACGCGGTGGAGGCGTATCTGCGCCGGCCGGACGGCAGCACGATCACCAGCGCCTACTGCGGGACCACGTGCTTCTTCGACGCCACCGTGCTGCCGGTCGACGGCACGTACTCCCTCTTCATCAACGCCGGCGGCGAGAACCTCGGCTCGGTCACCGTCCAGTTGTACGGCGTACCGCCGGACGCGGCGGCGGCGACCACGGTCAACGGGGCCGCGGTGACCGTCACCACCACGGTCATGGGCCAGAACGCCGTGGTGTCCTTCCCCGGCACCGCCGGCCAGGCGGTGACGGTCCGCTGCACCGCCGGCACGTACGGGGCCAACCACTACGTCACCGCGTACCTGCGGCGGCCGGACGGCACCACGCTGGCCAGCGGCTGGTGCGGGATCAGCGGCAACCTGGCCACGGTGACGCTGCCGGTCGCCGGCACGTACACCATCCTGGTCAACCCGGACTCGACCAACCTGGGCAGCTCCACGGTCGCGGTGACCAGCACGACCGCCGCCGCCGCGGTGACCGCGGCCGCCCCGGCGGTGCTGAGCGCGCCGGCCGTCTCGGCGCAGGAGCGGGCCCTGCAGCGCCGCCCGCGCGCCGCCGCGCCACCACCGGACCGGTCCGAGACCTGGGTACCCGACCGGTTCAACCTGGCCGGCGCGGACTGGCGCAGCCACCGGGCCGACGCGCAGGCCAAGACCGGCCGCCCGGCCCTGCCCGCGCCCGCCGGCAGCACCGGGGTCTCCGGCGAGGTGCTGCTCCTCAACGGCGGACCGCTGCCCGGCGCGACCCTCCACATCGGACGCCGCGCCGTGCGCAGCGACGACACCGGCCGGTTCCTGCTGACCGGGCTGGCCGCCGGGCACCACGTGCTGGTGATCGACGGGTCGACGGCCAACACCCCGGGCCGGTCGTTCGGGCGGTACGAGGTCGGCGTCGACGTGTCCGCCGGGCGGGTGCAGGCGCTGCCGTACCCGATCTGGATGACCCGGCTGGACACCGCGCACGCGGTGCGGATCCCGTCGCCGACCACGAAGGCCCAGACCGTCCTGACCACCCCGCTGATCCCCGGCTTCGAGGTGCGCCTGCCGCGCGGGTCGGTGGTCACCGACCGGCAGGGCAAGCCGGTCACCGAGCTGTCGATCACGCCGATCCCGGTGGACCAGCCGCCGTTCCCGCTGCCGCACGGCGTGCAGACCCCGGCGTACTTCACCGTCCAGCCGGGCGGCGCGGTGATCCTGCCCAAGGGCGCCCAGGTCGTCTACCCCAACACCCAGGGGCTGGCGCCCGGCACCCGGCTGGACTTCTGGGACTACGACCCGCAGCGGGTGCCGTGCCGACCGGCGCCGGTCAAGTCGTACCCGCGCAAGACGGCGGCCCGGCCCGCCACCGCACCGCCGGCGTGCGCGGCGACCGGCGCGGAGGCCGGCTGGTACGTCTACGGCCGCGGCACCGTCAGCGCGGACGGCAAGCAGGTCGTGCCCGACCCCGGCGTACGGGTGTGGGAGTTCACCGGGGCGATGTTCAACGGCAGCGGCATGCGCCCGGCCGGCGAGGGCCCCGACGAGGACGGCGCCAGCGGCGGCGACCCGGTCGACCTGGGCAGCGGCCTGTTCGTCGAGACGCACACCGACCTGGTGGTGCCCGACGTCATGCCGATCTCCGTCACCCGCACCTACCGGCCGCAGGACGCCGCGATGCGCGCCTTCGGCCTCGGCACCAACTTCACCTACGGCGTGTTCCTGCACTCCCAGCACGAGTACACCGAGGTGGACCTGGTCTTCCCGGACAGCGCGAAGGTCCACTATGTCCGGACGAGCCCGGGCACCTCCTGGTCCGACGCGGTGTTCGGCGCCGTCGACACCACCGGCCCGTTCCGCAACAGCACCATCCGCTGGAACGGCAACGGCTGGGACCTGGCCAGCGCCGACGGCACCACGTACGTGTTCGGCGAAAACGCGCCCCTGCAAGCGATCCGGGACCGCAACGGCAACCAGATCACCATCACCCGCTCCTCCGGCGGCCAGTCCGGCAACATCACCCAGATCACCTCGCCCGGCGGCCGGTGGATCCGGCTGAGCTACGACTCAGGCAACCGGGTCGTCCAGGCCACCGACAGCGGCGGCCGGATCGTCCGCTACGCGTACGACGCGCGCGGCCGGCTCACCCAGGTCACCACGCCCGGCGGCCGCGCCACCGGCTACGGGTACGACGCGAGCGACCGGATGACCACCATCACCGACCCGCGCGGCATCACCTACCTGACCAACTCCTACGACGCCGCCGGGCGGGTACAGACCCAGGCCCTGGCCGACGGGTCCACGTACCAGTTCGCCTACACCACGGACGCGAGCGGCGCCGTCACGAAGGCCGCCGTCACCGACCCGGAAGGCGTGGTCAGCGAGACCGAGTTCGACGCCCGTGGGCGGATGGTGGCGCAGACGCTGGCCGCCGGCACGCCCCTGCAACGGCGGGCCACCGTGGCCCGGGACCCGTCCACCCACCAGCCCGCGACCATCACCGACCCGTACGGGCGGGTCACCACGTACGCGTACGACGAGCGCGGCAACCCCGTCGAGGTCACCGAGCGGGCCGGCACGCCGGACGCCCGGACCGTCCGGTTCAGCTACGGCGGCTGGTACGACCAACCCCTGACGGTCACCGACCCGCTCGGCCACACCACCCGCTACACGTACGACCCGGCCGGCAACCTGACCGCCGTCACCGACCCGGCCGGGCGCACCAGCCGCTCCGGGTACGACGGCGCCGGGCAGCGCACCACGTACACCGATCCGCTCGGCAACATCACCACGTACACGTACGACGCCGGCGACCTGGTGGCCGCCACCGACCCGCTCGGCCGCACCCTGCGCGCCCACCTGGACGCCGTCGGCCGGCCCGTCGCGGTCACCGACCCCATGGGCGCCACCACGTCGGTGCGGTACGGCCCGGACAACGAGGTGCTGTCCGCGACCGACCCGCTGGGCGGCACCACCACGTACGCGTACGACGGCAACGGCAACCTGGTCCGGCTCGTGGACGCCCGCGGCAACGACAGCGCCTTCACGTACGACGCGCAGGACCGGACGGCGACCGCGGTCGACGCGCTGGGCAACACCGCCCGGTACGCGTACGACCGGCTGGGCCGGCTCACCGGCTTCACCGACCGGCGCGGCACGGTGGCGGCGTTCGGCTACGACGCCCTCGGCCGCACCACCCGGGCCCGGTACGGCGTCGACGGCGCCACCCAGGAGTCCACAGTCGACTACCGCTACGACGCCGTCGACCGGCTGTCCGAAGTGGACGACACCAGCGGCGGGCTGCTGCGCTACGGCTACGACGCGTACGACCGGGTCGTCGCCGAGACCGGCCCGGACGGGACGGTCGGCTACCGGTACGACGCCGCCGACCGCCGGGTCGAGCTGACCGTGCCGGGCCAGCCGCCGGTCTCCTACGCGTACGACGACTCCGGCCTGGTCACCTCCGTGGCCCAGGGGGCGGCGACGGTCGCCTGGCAGCACGACGGCGCCGGCCGCGCCACCCGGATCAGCCGCCCCGGCGCGGTCGCCACGTACGCGTACGACGCCGCCAACCAGCTGTCCGCCATCGCGTACACCACCCCGGACGGGGACGGCATCGGCGACCTGCGCTACGGCTATGACCCGTCCGGTCGGATCGAGCAGATCACCGGCAGCCTGGCCCAGGTCACCATCCCGGCGTCCGGCCCCTCGGTCAGCTACGACGCCGACAACCGGATGACCAGCCGCGGCGGGCAGGCCCTGACGTACGACGCCGAGGGCAACCTGACCGGCGACGGCGCCAGCGCGTACACCTGGAACGCCCGCGGGCAGCTCGCCACCGCCGACGACGTCACCTACACGTACGACGCGGTCGGCCGCCGGGCCAGCCGCACCGTCGCCGGCGCCACCACCCGGTACCAGTACGACGGCACCAACCTGGTGCGGGAGCTGACCGGCGCGGGCGGGATCGCACGCTGGACCGGCGGGCCCGACCAGACCCTGCGGCGGGGCAGCGGTGCCGACGCCCGCACCCCGATCACCGACCACCTCGGCAGCACCCTCGCGCTCACCGACCCGGACGGGCAGATCGTCACCCGGTACGGCTACGACCCGTACGGCGCGGTCACCGCCTCCGGCGCGGACGACACCAACACCCAGCAGTACGCCGGCCGCGAGTACGACGCCGACGCCGGCCTGCTGCACAACCGGGCCCGCGACTACAGCCCCGCACTGGGCCGCTTCCTCAGCCAGGACCCCATCGGCCTGTCCGGCGGCACCACCAACCTCTACAACTACGCGTACTCCGACCCGATCAACCTGTCCGATCCGGACGGCCTGTGCCCGGTATGCGGGGCGGTGCTGCTCGCCGGCGGCGCCGGCGTGCTGGAGGGCTTCCTCATCGCCAAGCTCACCGGCCGCAAGTACACCTGGGGCGACGCCGCCACCGACTTCCTGCTCGGCGCCGCGTTCAGCGGGCTCGGCGCGGGCGCCGGCGCGCTGCTGCGCCGCGGCGGCGGGGCGTTGCGGCGGCTGGCCTCCGCCGCGCCGTGCAACTGCTTCCCGGCCGGCACGACGGTCTCCACAGAGGACGGTGCCGAACCCATCGAGGACGTCGAGGTCGGCGACAAGGTCTGGGCCCGCGACCTGGACACCGGCGAGAACCGGCTGCGCACCGTCACCGGGCTCTTCCAGCGGCCGGCCGAGGAGCTGCTCACCATCTCCACCGGCGACGCGACGGTGCAGGTCACCCCGCAGCACCCGTTCTGGGTGCCGGACCGGGGCTGGGTCGCCGCCGGCGAGCTGAAGGCGGGCGACCGCCTGCTCAGCCGGGACGGCACCACCCGCGCGATCACCGCGATCAGCCGGCGTACCGCCCAGGTGACCGTCTACAACTTCGAGGTCGCCGGCGACCACAACTACTACGTCACCGACGGCCAGCTGCTGGTGCACAACTGCGGCGGCCTGGTCAAGAAGACCGTCCGGGAGCTCCTCGACGCCCGGCCGAGTCATACCCTCGACCCCAGCAAGGGCAACCGGCTGCGCGGGCTGGACGACGACGACCTGCTCCGCTCCTTCAACCAGCCGTCCAGCGGCGAGCATGTCCTGCTGCGCGACGACGGTCTCATCGGGCAGGGGCACCACCGGATCAACGAGATCATCCGACGGGCCGGCGACCCGAAGAGCAGCATCACCTTGGACACCAAGGTCACGGTGGACACCTACATCTGGGACAAGAGCATGTTCCCGAACCTGTCGAAGTGA
- a CDS encoding DUF7405 family protein, whose translation MSDVASPVGRRAALRGAGVLAMALAGLGAAAPVARAPRRASAPAAGGLPDIQFDVAAYCTPEHDSGAAGAVVTPPVHTVFLTATLSRTPGPADQAELRRVLSTLEDRYAFGAAGLMTFVSYGLPYFARLPPDLVARAMPRLRADPRRYVLEEAVPGPTDVPAATKRRFNVPVRIEGNDLLLTLRGDRATVIQDALAWIRGSDTLAGRHTPSPAFGDLLTLTSSRHMFTQAGLPRAVAEQNTLPYAGFIQPDSPMWMGFSDQQAGASGPPAICTFAGHPSARLSTARPGDYFDNGGVQHLSHVILDMLQYYDMASATTPPSPNGGFGKRVQYMFHAPPIHPGSGDRLTDGGGPTLLPAENRGPDYAERTARGIGLPAGERRMGHLSTLQRSSRAPDGTPMHIRVDGPGFDALDVPDGGNQPKLHFSVFVPSADFFATMRRSQAAVDLARKHRVPEHDNGLERFITCTRRQNFLVPPRRHRAFPLVELA comes from the coding sequence GTGAGCGACGTGGCTTCCCCAGTCGGCCGCCGGGCGGCGCTGCGCGGCGCCGGCGTACTCGCGATGGCGCTGGCCGGGCTCGGCGCGGCGGCACCCGTGGCGCGCGCCCCACGGCGGGCGTCCGCGCCGGCGGCCGGCGGGCTGCCGGACATCCAGTTCGACGTCGCCGCCTACTGCACGCCCGAGCACGACTCGGGCGCCGCCGGTGCGGTCGTCACCCCGCCGGTGCACACCGTCTTCCTGACCGCGACGCTGTCCCGCACGCCCGGGCCGGCGGACCAGGCCGAGCTGCGCCGCGTCCTGTCTACTTTGGAGGACCGGTACGCGTTCGGCGCGGCGGGGCTGATGACGTTCGTCTCCTATGGACTGCCGTACTTCGCCCGGCTGCCACCGGACCTGGTGGCGCGGGCGATGCCCCGGCTGCGCGCCGACCCGCGCCGGTACGTCCTGGAGGAGGCGGTGCCGGGGCCGACCGACGTGCCGGCGGCCACCAAGCGGCGCTTCAACGTCCCGGTCCGGATCGAGGGCAACGACCTGCTCCTCACCCTGCGCGGCGACCGCGCCACGGTGATCCAGGACGCGCTCGCCTGGATCCGCGGCAGCGACACGCTCGCCGGCCGCCACACGCCGTCGCCGGCCTTCGGCGACCTGCTCACGCTCACCTCCAGCCGGCACATGTTCACCCAGGCCGGGCTGCCACGCGCGGTGGCCGAGCAGAACACGCTGCCGTACGCCGGATTCATCCAGCCCGACTCTCCCATGTGGATGGGCTTCTCCGACCAGCAGGCGGGCGCCTCCGGCCCGCCGGCGATCTGCACCTTCGCCGGCCACCCGTCCGCCCGGCTGAGCACCGCCCGGCCCGGCGACTACTTCGACAACGGCGGCGTCCAGCACCTGTCCCACGTGATCCTGGACATGTTGCAGTACTACGACATGGCCTCGGCGACCACCCCGCCGAGCCCGAACGGTGGCTTCGGCAAACGGGTGCAGTACATGTTCCACGCCCCGCCCATCCACCCCGGCAGCGGCGACCGCCTCACTGACGGCGGCGGGCCGACCCTGCTGCCGGCCGAGAACCGCGGCCCGGACTACGCCGAGCGCACCGCCCGCGGCATCGGCCTGCCGGCGGGCGAACGCCGCATGGGCCACCTGTCCACCCTGCAACGCAGCTCCCGCGCCCCGGACGGCACGCCCATGCACATCCGGGTGGACGGTCCGGGCTTCGACGCGCTGGACGTGCCGGACGGCGGCAACCAGCCCAAGCTGCACTTCAGCGTCTTCGTACCCAGCGCCGACTTCTTCGCCACGATGCGGCGCAGCCAGGCGGCGGTCGACCTGGCCCGCAAGCACCGGGTGCCCGAGCACGACAACGGGCTGGAGCGCTTCATCACCTGCACCCGTCGGCAGAACTTCCTCGTACCGCCCCGTCGCCACCGCGCGTTTCCCCTGGTGGAGCTGGCCTAG
- a CDS encoding Lrp/AsnC family transcriptional regulator has protein sequence MDRIDRKILALLEADGRLTVTELAQRVGLTPAPCHRRLRELERSGVIRGYRAVVDPAALGLGFEVLVSVTMDREDAGTITEFERSLATVPEVRHAERLFGDPDYLVRVATADIAAYQRLRDEKLATLPGVQRLTSTIVMKRVVNERPFPMDRPR, from the coding sequence ATGGATCGGATCGACAGAAAGATCCTTGCTCTGCTGGAGGCAGACGGCCGCCTCACCGTCACCGAGCTGGCCCAGCGGGTCGGCCTCACGCCGGCTCCGTGCCACCGGCGGCTGCGCGAGCTGGAGCGCTCCGGGGTGATCCGCGGCTACCGCGCCGTCGTCGACCCCGCCGCGCTCGGCCTGGGTTTCGAGGTCCTGGTGTCGGTGACGATGGACCGGGAGGACGCCGGCACGATCACCGAGTTCGAGCGCAGCCTGGCGACAGTTCCGGAGGTACGCCACGCGGAGCGGCTCTTCGGCGACCCCGACTACCTGGTCCGCGTCGCCACCGCCGACATCGCGGCGTACCAGCGGCTGCGCGACGAAAAGCTCGCCACGCTGCCCGGCGTGCAGCGGCTCACCTCGACGATCGTGATGAAGCGCGTCGTCAACGAGCGACCGTTCCCCATGGATCGCCCGCGCTAG
- a CDS encoding PQ-loop domain-containing transporter, translating to MEQLLAYLPIVAAAFGIPQYLPQIIKLRSTGDTAGVSWSWATLTSVNNAAWLGYFVLSGYWAAMLPSSAAALLAGAIAVTLARRGSATWPAAAVICGWAVLLVGAYAAFGRAGLGALLTAASIVQVTPSLWTAYRTTHPTGLAYGTWLLILGELSCWLTYGFYRSDPRLIVLGVTGVTAAVLMLTRIWRTRESRLRSMIGTREARRRADACQPADRVPADGA from the coding sequence ATGGAGCAGTTGCTCGCGTACCTGCCGATCGTCGCCGCGGCGTTCGGGATCCCCCAGTACCTGCCACAGATCATCAAGCTGCGGAGCACCGGCGACACCGCCGGCGTCTCCTGGTCGTGGGCGACGCTCACCAGCGTCAACAACGCGGCGTGGCTCGGCTACTTCGTCCTTTCCGGCTACTGGGCGGCGATGCTGCCGTCGTCCGCCGCCGCCCTGCTCGCCGGCGCGATCGCGGTGACGCTCGCCCGGCGGGGCAGCGCCACCTGGCCGGCCGCGGCGGTGATCTGCGGCTGGGCGGTGCTGCTCGTCGGGGCGTACGCCGCGTTCGGCCGGGCCGGGCTCGGCGCCCTGCTCACCGCGGCGTCCATCGTGCAGGTCACGCCGTCGCTGTGGACCGCCTACCGCACCACGCACCCCACCGGGCTCGCGTACGGCACCTGGCTCCTCATCCTCGGCGAGCTGTCCTGCTGGCTGACCTACGGGTTCTACCGGTCCGACCCGCGGCTGATCGTCCTCGGCGTCACCGGGGTCACCGCGGCCGTCCTCATGCTGACCCGCATCTGGCGTACCCGGGAAAGTCGGTTGCGGTCGATGATCGGGACACGCGAGGCTCGCCGGCGTGCGGATGCATGCCAACCAGCTGACCGTGTCCCCGCGGACGGTGCGTGA